DNA from Stenotrophomonas acidaminiphila:
AGCTGGTCGCCAGCGAGCCGGTCACCGTGGTGCTGTCGGAGAAGGGCTGGGTGCGCGCGGCCAAGGGCCACGACGTGGATGCCGCCGGCCTGTCCTACCGCGAGGGCGACAGCCTGCTGGCGGCGGTGCGCGGGCGCAGCACGCAGCAGGTGGCGTTCCTCGACAGCGAGGGCCGCGCCTACTCCACGCCGGCGCACACCCTGCCCTCGGCGCGCGGCAACGGCGAGCCGTTGACCGGCCGCTTCTCGCCGGCCGCCGGCAGCAGCTTCGTGACCCTGGCCAGCGGCGACAACGACACCCGCTTCGTGCTCGCCTCCTCGCACGGCTACGGCTTCGTCACCCGCTTCGAGAACCTCACCGGCCGCAACAAGGCCGGCAAGGCCATGCTCAACCTGTCCCCCGGCGCGGCGGTGCTGCAGCCGATGGTGGTGGCCAACCCGCAGGCCGACCGCATCGTCGCGGTCACCAGCGCCGGCAACATGCTCGCCATCCCGGCCAGCGACCTGCCCGAGCTGGACAAGGGCAAGGGCAACAAGATCATCGAGATCCCCAAGGCCAAGCTCGCCACCGAGCGCGTGGTCGCGGTGGTCGCGGTATCGCCCGGCGCCACCCTGCAGGTGCGCAGCGGCCAGCGCACCATGAACCTGTCGTTCAAGGAGCTGGATGCGTACGTGGGCGCGCGGGCCAGCCGCGGGCACCTGCTGCCGAGGGGGTGGCAGAAAGTGGAAGGCCTCGATGTCCAGTAGCCCGTTTCACTGACGCGCGGCGGCGCGGCCGGTATTGCAGTCGCCACGCGCAGGCGTGGCGCGGCAGAAGGTGGAAGGCCTCGACGTCCAATAACCCGTTTCACTGGCGCGCGGCGGCGCGGCCGGCATCGCCGTTGCCATGCGCATGCATGGCGCGGCGCGCAGTGTGAACGATCCATGCTGTGTTCCGGCCGTGGCGACGGCCGGAAACCCGCCTTACAAGGAAGCAACATGACATCCCAGCAAGACGCTTCACCGCAGAGCATCTGTCCCGAGTGCCGCGGCGACAACCTGTATACCCACGGCGGCATCAGCGCCCGCGGCGGCTACGGCCCGGACCTGCTGCCCGGCGCCAGCGGCGTGTTCGCCAGCGCCAAGATGCGCAGTGTCGTGTGCCGCGATTGCGGCCTGGTCCGCTTCTATGCAGGCAACGACGCGCTGGCGCGGATCACGCCGGAGAACGGCTGGCGGAAAGTCCGCTGAGGGGAACGCCATGCAACCCGAATTCTGGCTGCAGCGCTGGCAACAGGGACAGATCGGCTTCCACCGCGGCGAGGTGATGCCGCTGCTGGAAAGACATTGGCCTGCGCTGCAGGTCGCGCCGGGCGGCCGCGTGCTGGTGCCCTTGTGCGGCAAGAGCCTGGACATGCACTGGCTGGCCGCGCAGGGCCACCGCGTGCTCGGCGTGGAGATCTCGCCGCTGGCGGTGACGCAGTTCTTCGCCGAGGCCGGGCTGCGGCCCGAACGCCGCAGCAGCGCGCTGGGCGAGCATTTCAGCGCCGGCCCGATCGAGATCATCCTGGGCGACGCCTTCACCCTCGATGACGCGACCCTGGCCGGTATCGCCGGGCTTTACGACCGCGCTGCGCTGATCGCGCTGCCGCCGGAACTGCGCCAGCGCTACCGCGACACCGTCTACGCACGGCTGCCGGCCGGCTGCCGCGCGCTGCTGATCACGCTCGAATACCCGCAGGCGGAAAAGGCCGGGCCGCCATTCGCGGTGGGCCAGACGGAAGTGGAATCGTTCGCGCCGGCGTGGCGGGTGGAACTGGCCGAGCGCCGCGACATCCTCGCGCAGGAGCCCGGCTTCCGCGCCGAAGGCGTCAGCGCGCTGTCCACCGCGGTCTACCGCATGCGGCGCGCCGGCGACTGACAGGCACGCTCCCTGCATCAACGAAAAGGCCGGGAATTCCCGGCCTTCGTCGCTCATGGGCGTGGGTTGGCCACGCTCAATGCGCCGGCGACCCCTTCGCATCCATCTTGCTGGCCTGGTACAGCTCCAGGCCGATGCGCTTGATCAGGCCCAGCTGCTGCTCCAGCCACCAGGCATGGTCTTCCTCGGTGTCGCGCAGCTGCGCGATCAGGATGTCGCGGCTGACGTAGTCACCGTGCGACTCGCACAGCTTCACCGCCGCGGCCAGGTTGGCGCGCACCTGATATTCAGTCTGCAGGTCCTTCTCCAGCATCTCGACCACGCTCTTGCCGGGGGCGAAGACGTGCGGGCGCATGTCCGGGTCGCCGCCCAGGAACAGGATCCGCCGCAGCAGCGCGTCGGCATGCCCGGTCTCCTCCTCCATCTCGTGGCCGATGCGCTCGTACAGCGCGTGCAGGCCCTGGTCTTCGTAGCGGCGCGAATGGATGAAGTACTGGTCGCGCGCGGCCAGTTCGCCGCGCAGCAGCTCCTTCAGGCAATCGATGACTTCCGGGTGTCCCTGCATGGGGGTGCTCCTGATATGCGTAGGGGCACAGGATGCCCGATCCGGCACGGCGATGATCTAATCGGAATCAGTTTCAGTTGCGCCCTGCGTACGGCACCGCCCTCGCCTACAATCGCGCTTCCTGGGGCCGGGGAGAGGCGCATGAGGCGCTGGCTGCTGCGTTCGCTGTGGGTCGTGCTGGGGCTTTCGATCCTTGTGTCGGGGGGCTCTGGCTGCTGCTGCGCGGCAGCCTGCCGGAACTGGACGGCGAGCTCGCCCTGCCCGGGCTGTCGGCCCCGGTCCAGGTGCAGCGCGACGGCAACGGCATGGTCACGGTGGATGCCGCCGACGAGCGCGACATGGCCCGCGCGCTGGGCTACGTGCACGCCCAGGAACGCTACTTCGAAATGGACCTGATGCGGCGCTCGGCGGCCGGCGAGCTGGCCGAACTGTTCGGCGCCAAGGCCCTGCCGCTGGACCAGCGCATGCGTGTGCACCGCCTGCGCACGCGCGCGCACGACACCCTGGACGTTGCCCTGGGCGAGCGCCGCGCGGTGCTCGAGGCCTACCGCGACGGCGTCAACGCCGGGCTGGCGGCACTGCCGGTACGGCCCTGGCCCTACCTGCTGCTGCGCCAGCAGCCGCGCCCCTGGCGCCTGGAGGATTCGGTGCTGGCCGGGCTGGCGATGTACGCCGACCTGCAGGACCCGGGCAACAGCCGCGAGCTGGCCCTGGCCCGCATCCGCGAGGTGGTGCCACCCGCGCTCTATGCCCTGCTCGCGCACGACGGCAGCAGCTGGGATGCGCCACTGTTCGGCGCCGCGCGCGGCGATGCACCGCTGCCCGATGCGGCGACGCTGGACCTGCGCCAGCTGGCCGGCAGTGGCGGCGGCGAGGCCACGGCCGCGCGTCCTGCCCCCGCGCCGCGGCGGGACAGCGGGATCGGCTGGCCACCGGTGGCGGCCGACAGCGCGCCGGGCAGCAACAACTTCGCCGTCGCCGGCGCGCTCACCCGCGATGGCCGCGCGATCCTGGCCGACGACATGCACCTGGCCCTGCGCGCGCCCAACCTTTGGTTCCGCGTGCGCCTGCGCCATCCCGATGCGGCCGCGCCGGGCGGCAAGGTCGACGTGGCCGGGTTCA
Protein-coding regions in this window:
- a CDS encoding bacterioferritin, with amino-acid sequence MQGHPEVIDCLKELLRGELAARDQYFIHSRRYEDQGLHALYERIGHEMEEETGHADALLRRILFLGGDPDMRPHVFAPGKSVVEMLEKDLQTEYQVRANLAAAVKLCESHGDYVSRDILIAQLRDTEEDHAWWLEQQLGLIKRIGLELYQASKMDAKGSPAH
- a CDS encoding thiopurine S-methyltransferase is translated as MQPEFWLQRWQQGQIGFHRGEVMPLLERHWPALQVAPGGRVLVPLCGKSLDMHWLAAQGHRVLGVEISPLAVTQFFAEAGLRPERRSSALGEHFSAGPIEIILGDAFTLDDATLAGIAGLYDRAALIALPPELRQRYRDTVYARLPAGCRALLITLEYPQAEKAGPPFAVGQTEVESFAPAWRVELAERRDILAQEPGFRAEGVSALSTAVYRMRRAGD